A stretch of the Thermus thermophilus genome encodes the following:
- a CDS encoding glycoside hydrolase family 31 protein gives MAVPGKGLGKKLWSAAEMAALLGPGILLLAVRYARERDRWMPRDPLPPWKGVGRVQGLGHAIAYLEAIPGGVRMRFAEAELEAVFLGEDLLRLTWSPGEALPPYALAEEASPLEPERLRGPDGALLLRTRRLTLALGEEGLEVRDEEGRLLRQEAYPERAGRAWRHRVRLAPGERVLGLGERAHPLDRRGGAFRLWNRDPGGSYGPGEDPLYLSVPVWLSLLPQGGYLAFYENPAEGFADLRGEEAWMGFLGGTFRYYLIPGPLEAALCRYVRLTGLPPMPPRWALGFHYARWGLRTRGEVEEAVAGFLERGLPLRAVHLDIDYMRGYRVFTVDEDRYPDLEGLVQAFREKGVRTVLILDPGVKAEKGFPPYEEGLREGLFCRLPSGEVVRGPVWPGLAAFPDFTDPKARAWWGEKLAGFLRMGVAGLWLDMNEPALFAAWGEPTLPASARHALEGQGGDHRLAHNLYGLLMARASWEGFRKHAPERRPFLLTRSGHAGVQRYAWAWTGDVESTWEGLRTTLRALLGLSLSGVYFVGSDIGGFSGNPSPELYLRWFQMAALTPFFRLHAARWTKRREPWRFGEEVLEGVRRAMALRESLLPYLYTLAHRASREGRPLLRPLFLEGGPYTEEAFLLGEALLVAPVLEEGARAKEVPLPPGGWYPWGEDQALQGPTWARLPAPLDRIPLLVRAGTVLPLLEEGGLALHLYAGAEGAEGRLYWDEGEGEGPYRLDRFRLFPAEGGFRLLWRGEGELPWPWERVRLRLFGKRLLRAHVEGEAHAAEGDGVLLPPFREALLEVEG, from the coding sequence GTGGCTGTTCCCGGAAAAGGCCTGGGGAAGAAACTCTGGAGCGCGGCGGAGATGGCGGCCCTCCTGGGCCCCGGCATCCTCCTCCTCGCCGTCCGCTACGCCCGGGAGCGGGACCGCTGGATGCCCCGGGACCCCCTTCCCCCTTGGAAGGGGGTGGGGAGGGTGCAGGGCCTCGGTCACGCGATAGCGTACCTCGAGGCCATCCCCGGCGGGGTGAGGATGCGCTTTGCCGAGGCCGAGCTGGAGGCGGTCTTCCTGGGGGAGGACCTCCTCCGCCTCACCTGGTCCCCCGGGGAGGCCTTGCCGCCCTACGCCCTGGCCGAGGAGGCCTCCCCCCTGGAGCCCGAGCGCCTCCGGGGGCCGGACGGGGCCCTCCTCCTCCGCACGCGCCGCCTCACCCTCGCCCTCGGGGAGGAGGGCCTGGAGGTCCGGGACGAGGAGGGCAGGCTCCTGCGGCAGGAGGCCTACCCGGAGCGGGCGGGAAGGGCGTGGCGGCACCGGGTCCGGCTCGCGCCCGGGGAGCGGGTGCTGGGCCTGGGGGAGCGGGCCCACCCCCTGGACCGCCGGGGCGGGGCCTTCCGGCTTTGGAACCGGGACCCGGGGGGAAGCTACGGCCCCGGGGAGGACCCCCTTTACCTCTCCGTCCCCGTCTGGCTCTCCCTCCTGCCCCAAGGAGGGTACCTGGCCTTCTACGAGAACCCCGCCGAGGGCTTCGCCGACCTCAGGGGGGAGGAGGCCTGGATGGGGTTTTTGGGGGGGACCTTCCGCTACTACCTCATCCCCGGCCCCCTGGAGGCGGCCCTGTGCCGCTACGTACGCCTCACGGGCCTTCCCCCGATGCCCCCCCGCTGGGCCCTGGGCTTCCACTACGCCCGCTGGGGGCTCAGGACCCGGGGGGAGGTGGAGGAGGCGGTGGCGGGCTTCCTGGAACGGGGCCTCCCCTTGCGGGCGGTGCACCTGGACATCGACTACATGCGGGGCTACCGCGTCTTCACCGTGGACGAGGACCGCTACCCCGACCTCGAGGGCCTGGTGCAGGCCTTCCGGGAGAAGGGGGTGCGCACCGTCCTCATCCTGGACCCCGGGGTAAAGGCGGAGAAGGGGTTCCCCCCTTACGAGGAGGGCCTAAGGGAAGGGCTCTTCTGCCGCCTCCCCTCCGGGGAGGTGGTCCGGGGCCCGGTGTGGCCGGGGCTCGCCGCCTTCCCCGACTTCACCGACCCCAAGGCCCGGGCCTGGTGGGGGGAGAAGCTCGCGGGGTTCTTGCGGATGGGGGTCGCGGGCCTCTGGCTGGACATGAACGAGCCCGCCCTCTTCGCCGCCTGGGGGGAGCCCACCCTGCCCGCAAGCGCCCGCCACGCCCTCGAGGGCCAAGGGGGGGACCACCGCCTCGCCCACAACCTCTACGGCCTCCTCATGGCCCGGGCGAGCTGGGAGGGGTTCCGGAAGCACGCCCCGGAACGCCGCCCCTTCCTCCTCACCCGGTCGGGCCACGCGGGGGTGCAGCGCTACGCCTGGGCCTGGACGGGGGACGTGGAGAGCACCTGGGAGGGCTTGAGGACCACCTTGCGGGCCCTCCTAGGGCTTTCCCTCTCCGGGGTCTACTTCGTGGGCTCGGACATCGGGGGCTTCAGCGGCAACCCCTCCCCCGAGCTCTACCTGCGCTGGTTCCAGATGGCGGCCCTCACCCCCTTCTTCCGCCTCCACGCCGCCCGCTGGACCAAGCGCCGGGAGCCCTGGCGCTTCGGGGAGGAGGTCCTGGAGGGGGTGCGGCGGGCCATGGCCCTGCGGGAAAGCCTCCTCCCCTACCTCTACACCCTGGCCCACCGGGCAAGCCGGGAGGGGAGGCCCCTCCTTAGGCCCCTCTTCTTGGAGGGAGGGCCCTACACGGAGGAGGCCTTCCTCCTGGGGGAGGCCCTCCTGGTGGCCCCCGTCCTGGAGGAGGGGGCGCGGGCCAAGGAGGTGCCCCTCCCTCCGGGCGGCTGGTACCCCTGGGGGGAGGACCAGGCCCTCCAGGGCCCCACCTGGGCGCGGCTTCCCGCCCCCCTGGACCGGATCCCCCTCCTGGTGCGGGCCGGGACCGTCCTCCCTCTCCTGGAGGAGGGCGGCCTGGCCCTCCACCTCTACGCGGGGGCGGAGGGGGCGGAGGGCCGCCTCTACTGGGACGAGGGGGAGGGGGAAGGCCCTTATAGGCTGGACCGCTTCCGCCTCTTCCCGGCCGAGGGGGGCTTCCGCCTCCTTTGGCGGGGGGAGGGGGAGCTCCCCTGGCCGTGGGAAAGGGTGCGGCTTAGGCTTTTCGGCAAGCGGCTTCTCCGGGCCCACGTGGAGGGGGAGGCCCACGCCGCCGAGGGGGACGGGGTCCTCCTTCCCCCTTTCCGCGAGGCCCTTTTGGAGGTGGAGGGATGA
- a CDS encoding glycoside hydrolase family 2 protein, producing the protein MRLDPNHPRPTLQRPGWRSLEGHWDFALSEAEAPGGVRFNRKILVPFPPEAPGSGVGEAWVGVAWYRKVLRARPRPGRRLFLRFGAVDYRAEVFVNGVRVLEHEGGHTPFGLDLTPFLGRPMEVLVRAEDDPLDPEAPRGKQALGEPGGIFYPRTTGIWQPVWLEWVPESHIASLRLTPDLKALGFHLEVQARGEGEAVEVALFPGVRGETPPGEEPWLEARFPLLEGRASGFLGLPARGNPEGLLWRPETPVLFPLRLRLRSGKRVLDEVYSYGGLREVAARKGVFFLNGEPYFPRLVLDQGLWPEGHLAPPGLAALRRDAALAKALGFNGVRKHQKVEDPRYLHLADRLGLLVFAEMPSFFRFSPKAARRYLAELAEALERDRNHPSLVAWILFNEGWGLTPWRAETLAFLQGAFLLARALDPTRLLVDNDGFEHGPLWDLLTVHDYAPPEVLARRYGEGLPEAPMGRPLALAGLPPGVRPFLSEFGGLRLKGPGPGWGYREAEDEEAFLREVLRYLETACGSRLSGFCYTQLYDTFQEENGLLDFWRRPKVPPERVRTFLEGCEARRLLAE; encoded by the coding sequence ATGCGGCTGGACCCCAACCACCCCAGGCCCACCCTCCAGCGCCCCGGCTGGCGGAGCCTCGAGGGCCACTGGGACTTCGCCCTAAGCGAGGCCGAGGCGCCCGGTGGGGTGCGGTTTAACCGGAAAATCCTCGTCCCCTTTCCCCCCGAGGCCCCGGGAAGCGGGGTCGGGGAGGCCTGGGTGGGGGTGGCCTGGTACCGGAAGGTCCTGCGGGCAAGGCCCCGGCCGGGACGGCGGCTTTTCCTCCGCTTCGGGGCCGTGGACTACCGGGCGGAGGTCTTCGTGAACGGGGTGCGGGTCCTGGAGCACGAGGGAGGGCACACCCCCTTCGGCCTGGACCTCACTCCCTTCCTGGGGAGGCCCATGGAGGTCTTGGTGCGGGCCGAGGACGACCCCCTGGACCCGGAGGCGCCCCGAGGCAAGCAGGCCCTGGGGGAGCCCGGGGGCATCTTCTACCCCCGCACCACCGGGATCTGGCAACCGGTCTGGCTGGAGTGGGTGCCGGAAAGCCACATCGCCTCCCTGCGCCTCACCCCGGACCTCAAGGCCCTGGGCTTTCACCTCGAGGTCCAGGCCCGGGGCGAGGGGGAGGCGGTGGAGGTGGCCCTCTTCCCCGGGGTGAGAGGGGAGACCCCCCCGGGGGAGGAGCCCTGGCTGGAGGCCCGCTTCCCCCTCCTCGAGGGGAGGGCCTCCGGGTTCCTCGGCCTCCCCGCGAGGGGGAACCCGGAAGGCCTCCTTTGGCGGCCGGAAACCCCCGTCCTCTTCCCCTTACGCCTCCGCCTCCGCTCCGGGAAGCGGGTCCTGGACGAGGTCTACAGCTACGGGGGGCTCAGGGAGGTGGCCGCCCGGAAAGGGGTCTTCTTCCTCAACGGGGAGCCCTACTTTCCCAGGCTGGTCCTGGACCAGGGGCTCTGGCCCGAAGGCCACCTCGCGCCCCCGGGCCTCGCCGCCCTCCGGCGGGACGCGGCGCTCGCCAAGGCCCTGGGCTTCAACGGGGTGCGCAAGCACCAGAAGGTGGAGGACCCCCGCTACCTCCACCTGGCGGACCGGCTCGGCCTCCTCGTCTTCGCGGAGATGCCGAGCTTCTTCCGCTTCTCCCCCAAGGCGGCCCGGCGCTACCTCGCCGAGCTCGCCGAGGCCCTGGAGCGGGACCGGAACCACCCTAGCCTGGTGGCCTGGATCCTCTTCAACGAGGGCTGGGGCCTCACCCCCTGGCGGGCCGAGACCCTGGCCTTCCTCCAGGGGGCCTTCCTCCTGGCCCGCGCCCTGGACCCCACGCGCCTCCTCGTGGACAACGACGGCTTTGAGCACGGACCCCTTTGGGACCTCCTCACCGTGCACGACTACGCTCCTCCGGAGGTCCTGGCCCGTAGGTACGGGGAAGGCCTCCCCGAGGCCCCCATGGGCCGCCCCCTCGCCCTGGCGGGCCTTCCTCCAGGGGTGCGCCCCTTCCTCTCGGAGTTCGGAGGGCTCAGGCTCAAGGGGCCCGGCCCGGGCTGGGGGTACCGGGAGGCGGAGGACGAGGAGGCCTTCTTGCGGGAGGTGCTCCGCTACCTGGAAACCGCGTGCGGGAGCCGCCTGAGCGGGTTCTGCTACACCCAGCTCTACGACACCTTCCAGGAGGAGAACGGCCTCCTGGACTTTTGGCGGAGGCCCAAGGTGCCCCCAGAAAGGGTCCGGACCTTCCTGGAGGGTTGCGAGGCAAGGCGGCTTCTCGCGGAGTAG
- a CDS encoding MFS transporter, producing MRKWRYASGQLGLTLVSESFGTYLAFFYLERLGLSAALYALARTAYALWDAVNDPLFGHLSDRTKTPWGRRRPWLLLGVPLFLLAYLLVFWVPDWARSPAVLPYYFALAILLYETMATVVWTNHGALFPEMFRGLKERAEAAALKRGAELLGLILGIALAPMVYARVGFFGMALLFAGLALLAFLYFFPGIREDPRAGSGLELWASFRLVLANRAFWVVALVGLLFEFGRMVLQTAIPFYAKHALGLEEGATTFLFAAVFLAALPSALLWGRLAGVWGGKRAWRLAHLLMGLATLLLFLPQSLPAALLAGALVGAGFAGVRVTGEVVMAKVIDLDAERTETRREGAYYSLVGLLGRAAGALVGLSFALLTPLFGYVSGENPGPNPEAAFRFLGAVVPGTAILLAYALTALFPHEVKE from the coding sequence ATGAGGAAGTGGCGCTACGCCTCGGGACAGCTCGGCCTGACCCTCGTCTCCGAGAGCTTCGGCACCTACCTCGCCTTCTTCTACCTGGAGAGGCTCGGCCTCTCCGCCGCCCTCTACGCCCTGGCCCGGACGGCCTACGCCCTCTGGGACGCGGTGAACGACCCCCTCTTCGGCCACCTCTCGGACCGCACCAAGACCCCGTGGGGCCGGAGGCGGCCCTGGCTCCTCCTCGGCGTCCCCCTCTTCCTCCTCGCCTACCTCCTGGTCTTCTGGGTGCCCGACTGGGCCCGCTCCCCGGCCGTCCTCCCCTACTACTTCGCCCTGGCCATCCTCCTCTACGAGACCATGGCCACCGTGGTCTGGACCAACCACGGGGCCCTCTTTCCGGAGATGTTCCGGGGCCTCAAGGAGCGGGCCGAGGCCGCCGCCTTGAAGCGGGGGGCGGAGCTTCTGGGCCTCATCCTCGGCATCGCCCTCGCCCCCATGGTCTACGCCCGGGTGGGGTTTTTCGGCATGGCCCTCCTCTTCGCCGGGCTTGCCCTTTTGGCCTTCCTCTACTTCTTCCCCGGGATCCGGGAGGACCCCCGGGCGGGAAGCGGCCTGGAGCTTTGGGCCTCCTTCCGGCTTGTCCTGGCCAACCGGGCCTTCTGGGTGGTGGCCCTCGTGGGCCTCCTCTTTGAGTTCGGGCGCATGGTGCTCCAAACGGCCATCCCCTTCTACGCCAAGCACGCCCTGGGACTGGAGGAAGGGGCCACCACCTTTCTCTTCGCCGCCGTCTTCCTGGCAGCCCTCCCCTCCGCCCTCCTCTGGGGGCGCCTGGCGGGGGTCTGGGGAGGCAAGCGGGCCTGGCGGCTGGCTCACCTCCTCATGGGCCTCGCGACCCTCCTCCTCTTCCTGCCCCAAAGCCTCCCCGCGGCCCTCCTCGCCGGGGCCCTGGTGGGCGCGGGGTTCGCCGGGGTGCGGGTCACGGGAGAGGTGGTGATGGCCAAGGTCATCGACCTGGACGCCGAGCGGACGGAAACCCGGAGGGAAGGGGCCTACTACAGCCTGGTGGGGCTTTTGGGCCGGGCCGCGGGCGCCCTGGTGGGGCTTTCCTTCGCCCTCCTCACGCCCCTCTTCGGCTACGTGAGCGGGGAGAACCCGGGGCCGAACCCCGAGGCGGCCTTCCGCTTCCTAGGGGCGGTGGTCCCCGGAACGGCCATCCTCCTCGCCTACGCCCTCACCGCCCTCTTCCCCCACGAGGTCAAGGAGTGA
- a CDS encoding carbohydrate deacetylase, which produces MDLLERLGLGGRRVLILHHDDLGLSHAQNGAYQALGLPTGSVMVPGAWASGVKGEDLGVHLVLTSEWPAPRMRPLTEGESLRDEAGYFPESLEALWRKARAEEVERELCAQIEAARRLFSPTHLDTHQGAVLRPDLAEVYLRLAQAYRLVPLVPESLEGLGVPPLFLSELERLLYTAPFPRVRFLDPYGLPPEERLGFYLGLAHLPPGLYYLVHHSALPTPEGRALPDWPTREADYFALSHPEVRRVLAEFHPLTWRAVREVLF; this is translated from the coding sequence GTGGACCTTTTGGAGCGGCTCGGACTCGGAGGGCGGCGGGTCCTCATCCTCCACCACGACGACCTGGGCCTAAGCCACGCGCAAAACGGCGCCTACCAGGCCCTGGGCCTCCCCACGGGGAGCGTGATGGTCCCGGGGGCCTGGGCGAGCGGGGTCAAGGGGGAGGACTTAGGGGTGCACCTGGTGCTCACCAGCGAGTGGCCCGCCCCCAGGATGCGCCCCCTCACCGAGGGGGAAAGCCTCAGGGACGAGGCGGGCTACTTCCCGGAAAGCCTCGAGGCCCTCTGGCGCAAGGCCCGCGCCGAGGAGGTGGAGCGGGAGCTTTGCGCCCAGATCGAGGCGGCGAGGAGGCTCTTCTCCCCCACCCACCTGGACACCCACCAGGGAGCGGTCCTAAGGCCCGACCTCGCCGAGGTCTACCTGCGCCTGGCCCAGGCCTACCGGCTCGTGCCCCTCGTCCCCGAAAGCCTCGAGGGCCTCGGCGTCCCCCCTCTGTTCCTCTCCGAGCTGGAGCGCCTCCTCTACACGGCCCCTTTCCCCCGGGTGCGCTTCCTTGACCCCTACGGCCTCCCCCCGGAGGAGCGGCTCGGCTTCTACCTGGGCCTCGCCCACCTCCCCCCGGGCCTCTACTACCTGGTCCACCACAGCGCCCTGCCCACCCCCGAGGGCCGGGCCCTCCCCGACTGGCCGACGCGGGAAGCGGACTACTTCGCCCTCTCCCACCCCGAGGTGCGCCGGGTCCTCGCCGAGTTCCACCCCCTCACCTGGCGCGCGGTGCGGGAGGTCCTTTTTTAA